The following proteins are encoded in a genomic region of Methanoculleus bourgensis MS2:
- the hpt gene encoding hypoxanthine/guanine phosphoribosyltransferase, whose protein sequence is MLERLIRSLEASPVMKRGEYDYFIHPITDGVPLVEPALLREVGCAMVRVLDLSGVDKIVVCEAMGIHIGVAFSMMTDIPLVVVRKRSYNLPGEVAVHQTTGYSKGELYLNGVSAGERVVIIDDVCSTGGTLRALISALGQVGAEIADICVVISRGDADIGRPLKTLVRVDVSGGRVRVVDTCI, encoded by the coding sequence ATGCTTGAACGACTGATACGTTCACTGGAAGCCTCCCCGGTCATGAAGCGCGGGGAGTATGACTACTTCATCCACCCGATAACCGACGGGGTGCCGCTCGTTGAGCCGGCGCTCCTCCGCGAGGTCGGGTGTGCCATGGTGCGGGTCCTTGACCTTTCCGGCGTCGACAAGATCGTCGTCTGCGAGGCGATGGGGATCCACATCGGTGTCGCCTTCTCGATGATGACCGATATTCCGCTGGTGGTCGTCAGGAAACGCTCCTACAACCTGCCCGGGGAGGTCGCGGTACACCAGACCACCGGCTACTCGAAGGGGGAACTCTACTTAAACGGCGTCAGTGCGGGCGAGCGTGTCGTGATCATCGACGACGTCTGCAGCACCGGGGGGACGCTCCGCGCCCTCATCAGCGCGCTCGGGCAGGTTGGCGCCGAGATCGCCGATATCTGCGTGGTCATATCCCGGGGCGATGCTGATATCGGCCGCCCGCTCAAGACCCTGGTCAGGGTCGATGTCTCCGGGGGCCGGGTGCGTGTTGTTGATACCTGTATCTGA
- the purC gene encoding phosphoribosylaminoimidazolesuccinocarboxamide synthase has translation MKQVDLLYTGKAKSVYRTDDPEVYIVKFRDDITAFDGEKKDTLSGKGRYNAEVSSFLFGYLEEHGIGTHYLASLEPATIAVRRLEMFPLEVIVRNVAAGSIVRRYPFREGEPLDPPVIVIDYKSDAHHDPMLNDDLIYALGLATPEELDQIKAMALAVNEVLSEYLDQRGITLVDFKLEFGHHDGEIVVGDEISMDSMRLWDKETGASLDKDVYRFNKGDVMETYAGVAKRILSPPQRGSA, from the coding sequence ATGAAACAGGTTGACCTCCTCTACACAGGGAAGGCTAAATCCGTCTATCGCACTGATGACCCGGAAGTGTATATCGTGAAGTTCCGGGACGACATCACGGCCTTTGACGGTGAGAAGAAAGACACCCTGAGCGGCAAGGGAAGATATAACGCAGAGGTCTCCTCCTTCCTCTTTGGGTACCTGGAGGAGCACGGGATCGGGACTCACTACCTCGCAAGTCTTGAGCCCGCCACGATTGCGGTGCGGAGACTTGAGATGTTCCCCCTCGAGGTGATCGTGAGAAACGTCGCGGCCGGGTCAATCGTGCGCCGCTACCCGTTCCGCGAAGGTGAACCGCTCGATCCGCCAGTGATCGTCATCGATTACAAGAGCGACGCTCACCATGACCCGATGCTGAACGATGACCTGATCTATGCCCTGGGGCTTGCCACGCCCGAGGAACTCGACCAGATCAAGGCCATGGCGCTCGCGGTAAACGAGGTGCTCTCTGAGTATCTTGACCAGCGCGGCATCACCCTGGTCGACTTCAAACTCGAGTTCGGCCACCATGATGGGGAGATCGTCGTCGGCGACGAGATCAGTATGGACTCGATGCGGCTCTGGGACAAGGAGACCGGGGCGTCTCTTGATAAGGACGTCTACCGCTTCAACAAGGGAGACGTCATGGAGACCTACGCCGGCGTCGCGAAACGGATACTCTCGCCGCCTCAAAGGGGGTCTGCATGA
- the dph2 gene encoding diphthamide biosynthesis enzyme Dph2, whose amino-acid sequence MLLIPVSDIIRRLSERGAKRVALQFPAGLARQAPGVAAALRDAGFEVIVSGDPCYGACDLALDTLTYADVLVHFGHAPVEDRSSVIYEPVRIDFDVGVLSRALPMLESRRVGLVTTVQHVHLVGAMAAYLGEHGIEAVVAPGDGRTPLPGQVLGCNFAAARATGADEILFVGTGVFHPTGIQLATRARVVALDPFTGEARIVDASRLVRRRAAVMAKAEDAASFGIIVSTKSGQQRMGLARRLAALSDRAFLVAMREVSPAGMLDLGFGAYVNTACPRLAYDDQIRFPVPVLTPPEFEILCGARAWEDYAIDEYLAP is encoded by the coding sequence GTGTTGTTGATACCTGTATCTGACATTATCCGCCGGCTCAGCGAGCGCGGCGCAAAACGCGTTGCTCTCCAGTTCCCGGCAGGGCTTGCGCGGCAGGCGCCGGGGGTAGCAGCCGCACTCCGCGATGCAGGATTTGAGGTGATCGTCAGCGGCGATCCCTGCTACGGGGCCTGCGACCTTGCGCTTGATACCCTCACGTATGCCGACGTCCTGGTCCACTTCGGCCATGCGCCGGTTGAGGACCGATCTAGCGTCATCTACGAGCCTGTCCGGATCGACTTCGATGTGGGTGTGCTCTCCCGGGCCCTGCCAATGCTTGAGAGCCGCCGGGTTGGCCTTGTCACCACGGTCCAGCACGTCCACCTGGTGGGCGCGATGGCTGCGTATCTCGGGGAACACGGTATCGAGGCGGTCGTCGCTCCCGGGGATGGGCGCACACCGCTTCCGGGACAGGTGCTCGGGTGCAACTTCGCCGCCGCGCGGGCGACGGGGGCGGACGAGATCCTCTTTGTCGGGACCGGGGTCTTCCACCCCACCGGGATCCAGCTTGCCACCCGGGCCCGGGTGGTGGCGCTCGACCCCTTCACCGGCGAGGCTCGGATAGTGGATGCGTCCCGTCTGGTCCGCCGCCGTGCTGCGGTGATGGCGAAGGCAGAAGATGCTGCGAGTTTTGGGATCATCGTCAGCACAAAGAGCGGGCAGCAGCGGATGGGGCTTGCCCGGCGGCTCGCCGCGCTCTCGGATCGCGCTTTCCTTGTTGCGATGCGCGAGGTCTCCCCTGCCGGGATGCTCGACCTCGGGTTTGGGGCGTACGTGAACACCGCATGCCCCCGGCTCGCCTACGACGACCAGATCCGGTTCCCGGTCCCGGTGCTGACGCCGCCGGAGTTTGAGATCCTCTGCGGTGCCCGGGCCTGGGAGGATTACGCGATCGACGAATACCTTGCGCCATGA
- the purS gene encoding phosphoribosylformylglycinamidine synthase subunit PurS, whose amino-acid sequence MKFDVTITIALKEGMLDPEARAIRHALANLGFATGDLSTARLFRISIDAEDAAAAREEARAICERLLANPVIHRYTIEVE is encoded by the coding sequence ATGAAGTTTGACGTAACCATCACCATCGCCCTCAAAGAGGGGATGCTGGACCCTGAAGCGCGTGCCATCAGGCACGCCCTTGCGAACCTTGGGTTTGCGACCGGGGACCTGAGCACGGCGCGCCTCTTCCGGATCAGTATCGACGCAGAAGATGCGGCAGCGGCACGGGAAGAGGCCCGGGCGATCTGCGAACGGCTCCTTGCAAACCCGGTCATCCACCGCTACACCATTGAGGTCGAGTAA
- the mfnA gene encoding tyrosine decarboxylase MfnA encodes MREVGCPEEELFSFLSLSRQEDLGYQNILSSMCTPPHPVAARAHAMFLETNLGDPGLFPGTAALERLLVRRLGALMHLPEAGGYATSGGTESNIQAFRIAKKRKRTRSPNVVVPESGHFSFQKACDILGLEIRTVPLDAEFRMDVDAVDGLVDNNTIALVGVAGTTEYGVVDPITRLSEIALDREVFLHIDAAFGGMVVPFLDRPIPFDFRLPGVNSISIDPHKMGMSTIPAGCLLVRDPEYFSSLNVDTPYLTVKQEYTLAGTRPGASVAAAVAVLEYLGMDGMRAVVAGCMENARRLIEGMETLGYPRAVTPDVNVATFSCDRAPAGWRVSRTRAGDMRIICMPHVTRDVVEAFLGDMSDLDA; translated from the coding sequence ATGCGTGAAGTTGGATGCCCTGAGGAGGAGCTCTTCTCCTTCCTCTCGCTCTCGCGGCAGGAGGATCTCGGCTACCAGAATATCCTGAGTTCGATGTGCACGCCGCCCCACCCGGTCGCGGCACGGGCGCACGCGATGTTCCTCGAGACCAACCTCGGCGACCCCGGGCTCTTCCCGGGGACGGCCGCGCTCGAGAGACTCCTCGTCCGGAGGCTCGGCGCGCTGATGCACCTCCCCGAAGCGGGCGGGTATGCGACCTCAGGGGGGACCGAGTCGAACATCCAGGCGTTCCGGATCGCAAAGAAGCGAAAGCGCACACGATCCCCGAACGTGGTTGTTCCTGAGTCGGGCCACTTCTCGTTCCAGAAGGCCTGTGACATCCTGGGGCTCGAGATACGGACAGTGCCGCTCGATGCGGAGTTCAGGATGGATGTTGACGCGGTCGACGGTCTCGTGGATAACAACACGATCGCTCTCGTCGGCGTCGCCGGGACGACCGAGTACGGGGTGGTTGACCCCATCACCCGCCTCTCTGAGATCGCCCTGGACCGGGAGGTGTTCCTCCACATCGACGCCGCCTTCGGGGGGATGGTGGTGCCGTTCCTTGACCGGCCGATCCCGTTTGACTTCCGGCTCCCCGGTGTCAACTCCATATCCATCGACCCCCACAAGATGGGGATGAGCACCATCCCGGCAGGCTGCCTCCTTGTCAGGGACCCGGAGTATTTTTCGAGTCTCAACGTTGATACGCCCTACCTGACCGTGAAGCAGGAGTACACCCTCGCCGGAACCAGACCCGGCGCGTCGGTGGCAGCCGCAGTCGCGGTTCTCGAGTACCTGGGGATGGACGGCATGAGGGCGGTGGTCGCCGGGTGCATGGAGAACGCTCGAAGGCTGATCGAGGGGATGGAGACGCTCGGCTACCCGCGCGCGGTGACCCCGGACGTCAACGTGGCGACGTTCTCCTGTGACCGTGCGCCCGCCGGCTGGCGGGTCTCGAGGACCCGGGCCGGAGATATGCGGATCATCTGCATGCCTCACGTCACTCGTGACGTCGTCGAGGCATTCCTTGGAGATATGAGTGATCTGGATGCTTGA
- a CDS encoding ABC1 kinase family protein, whose product MVTRFQRYRQIADVLVKYGFGILVEEVIPGGRRLRALRRPPGEERSVYERIRLAIEELGPTYIKFGQIMSTRRELLPPELIEELQKLQDQVAPLPFEEIRPVIQRYCPNLEECFDIIEEEPVAAASLSQVHRAVMRDGRIIALKVQRPGIVNLIETDILILQSLARRVGSLSPALRVYNLRGMVDEFSLQIRRELDFAQDGMNADRLRRNMRGIPGVKIPRVHWGISGPCLLAMDYVEGVRIDDVAAIRAFGLFPEDIANLGFSAYIQQIFVDGLFHGDPHPGNLLVTRRGEVVFLDYGIVGVLRPERRRAFADLLLAMTRTDVAGVIAALERLDVHISPADLDSVKDDLYLVLLDYREMRLEQVNFAIAIRGLTDILRRYHISVPSNLMLMMKVVVMVIDIGIRLDPSFNFDQRIRPYLARIIAQQRFSPDTVADSVRSLAGAAEGLLAIPGNVNETLKTLSEGAVTIELEDSDLAKIVGVIDRTSDKLIVGLVVAAIVVGSSLVLRVADLPIPRYVTTLAVVGYVFAVLVGFYAVYNILRHGRIIRR is encoded by the coding sequence ATGGTCACCCGGTTCCAGCGCTACCGGCAGATAGCCGATGTGCTGGTCAAGTATGGTTTTGGGATCCTCGTCGAGGAGGTCATTCCAGGGGGCAGGCGCTTGAGGGCGCTCCGGAGACCTCCCGGTGAGGAACGGTCGGTATACGAGCGGATCCGGCTTGCCATCGAGGAACTGGGGCCGACCTACATTAAGTTCGGGCAGATCATGAGCACCCGCCGGGAACTCCTCCCGCCTGAACTCATCGAGGAACTCCAGAAGTTGCAGGACCAGGTTGCCCCGCTCCCGTTTGAGGAGATCCGGCCGGTGATCCAGCGCTACTGCCCAAACCTCGAGGAGTGTTTTGATATCATCGAGGAGGAGCCGGTCGCGGCCGCCTCCCTCTCGCAGGTGCACCGCGCGGTGATGCGAGACGGCCGCATCATCGCCCTCAAGGTGCAGCGCCCGGGAATCGTCAACCTCATCGAGACCGACATCCTGATCCTGCAGTCGCTTGCAAGACGGGTCGGGTCGCTCTCCCCTGCCCTGCGGGTCTACAACCTGCGCGGCATGGTGGATGAGTTCTCTCTCCAGATCAGGCGCGAACTGGATTTCGCCCAGGACGGGATGAACGCGGACCGTCTCAGGAGGAACATGCGCGGGATTCCGGGCGTGAAGATCCCCCGGGTCCACTGGGGGATCTCCGGCCCCTGCCTGCTTGCCATGGACTACGTCGAGGGGGTGCGGATCGATGATGTGGCGGCCATCCGGGCGTTCGGCCTCTTTCCCGAGGATATTGCCAACCTCGGTTTTTCTGCCTACATCCAGCAGATCTTCGTGGACGGTCTCTTTCACGGGGACCCCCACCCTGGAAACCTCCTGGTTACCAGACGGGGAGAGGTCGTCTTCCTCGATTACGGCATCGTCGGGGTTCTCCGCCCGGAGAGACGGCGCGCTTTTGCCGACCTCCTCCTCGCCATGACCAGAACTGACGTTGCGGGCGTTATCGCGGCGCTCGAGAGGCTCGATGTGCATATCAGCCCGGCAGACCTCGACTCCGTGAAGGATGACCTCTACCTGGTCCTGCTGGATTACCGGGAGATGCGGCTTGAGCAGGTGAACTTTGCGATAGCGATCCGTGGCCTGACCGATATCCTCCGGCGGTACCACATCAGCGTCCCATCCAACCTGATGCTGATGATGAAGGTGGTCGTTATGGTTATCGATATCGGCATCAGGCTCGATCCCTCATTCAACTTCGACCAGAGGATCCGGCCGTACCTGGCCAGGATCATCGCGCAACAGCGATTCTCCCCTGATACAGTGGCTGATTCCGTGCGGTCGCTTGCGGGCGCGGCAGAGGGGCTGCTCGCCATCCCGGGGAACGTGAACGAGACCTTAAAGACCCTCTCAGAGGGAGCCGTCACGATCGAACTGGAGGATAGCGACCTTGCAAAGATCGTCGGCGTCATCGACCGGACGAGCGATAAGCTCATCGTCGGGCTGGTGGTCGCCGCGATCGTCGTGGGGTCGTCACTGGTGCTCCGGGTGGCCGATCTCCCGATTCCCCGCTACGTCACGACTCTTGCGGTCGTGGGTTATGTCTTTGCGGTGCTGGTCGGGTTTTATGCGGTCTATAATATCCTCAGGCACGGGAGGATCATACGGCGGTGA
- a CDS encoding ferredoxin-thioredoxin reductase catalytic domain-containing protein, with protein MTEEGIEEARTRAKQYAKEKGFVLNVDEKQLSAVLRGLARNEERFGAAYCPCRLRSGDPEKDKIIICPCIYHEKEIEEQGMCHCRLFFKKKSE; from the coding sequence ATGACTGAAGAAGGGATTGAAGAAGCGCGTACCAGGGCAAAGCAGTACGCGAAGGAGAAGGGCTTTGTGCTGAACGTCGACGAGAAACAACTCTCGGCCGTCCTCCGCGGGCTTGCCCGGAACGAAGAGCGGTTTGGGGCGGCATACTGCCCCTGCAGGCTCCGGAGCGGGGATCCTGAAAAGGACAAGATCATCATCTGTCCCTGCATCTACCACGAGAAAGAGATCGAGGAGCAGGGCATGTGCCACTGCAGGCTGTTCTTCAAGAAGAAATCTGAATAA
- the cofC gene encoding 2-phospho-L-lactate guanylyltransferase: MYFHALIPFKPVNPKTRLSCILSQEEREAFARTMLEDVIASVLKSGCSATLLCTHPFKHEDTLIAVRKEPLNEAINWALRQFHCPALIIMADLPLVTAGDIQRLIRTEKDMAIVPGRGGGTNVIFLKKPQCFHADFYGASFIDHMAVAEECGFSVEVIDSFRMSTDIDEKEDLVEILIHGKGRKSKEFLENSGFTLAIDEKGRVGVQRDAHKETL; this comes from the coding sequence ATGTATTTTCACGCGCTTATTCCCTTTAAGCCCGTAAACCCCAAGACGCGTCTCTCCTGCATCCTCAGCCAGGAGGAGCGGGAGGCGTTTGCACGGACGATGCTCGAAGACGTGATCGCCTCTGTGCTGAAGTCGGGGTGCAGCGCCACCCTGCTCTGCACCCACCCCTTCAAACACGAGGACACGCTCATCGCCGTCAGGAAAGAGCCCCTGAACGAAGCGATCAACTGGGCGCTCAGGCAGTTCCACTGTCCTGCGCTCATCATCATGGCCGACCTCCCCCTGGTGACTGCCGGGGATATCCAGCGGCTGATCCGCACTGAGAAGGACATGGCTATCGTGCCGGGCCGGGGCGGCGGGACGAACGTAATTTTCCTGAAGAAACCGCAATGCTTCCACGCCGACTTCTACGGCGCAAGTTTCATCGACCACATGGCGGTTGCAGAAGAGTGCGGCTTCTCAGTCGAGGTGATCGACTCGTTCCGGATGTCGACCGACATCGATGAGAAGGAAGACCTCGTTGAGATCCTGATCCATGGAAAAGGGAGAAAGAGCAAGGAGTTCCTGGAGAATTCAGGGTTTACCCTTGCCATCGACGAGAAGGGACGGGTCGGCGTGCAGCGCGACGCCCATAAAGAGACACTCTGA
- a CDS encoding MFS transporter, translating into MTSDTKSVWGLSAAHLVTDLYSPVLPAILPLLIAEQGYSFFLAGLIVTVFNLTSSMMQPLVGWLYDTRGLAVHISVTVLISATFISVIGLLNNYYLVLASVAIAALGHALFHPSALGTVSRLTRDASRGRITSYFVIGGNLGYAIGPICAGVAVGLMGLPGLVILAIPGIVMAAVLRYVLPGPVRREVPAPSSRSERPARRAIALLVAASGLRAWAIFGSVAFLPTILTLRGIDLVTANLLVSGMLIAGVVGQLVGGILSDRYGRKEYTLIGLVTAIPPFLVFLMTDGIVSLVAMIIFGFILWSTFAVTVAMAHEIAPGNVGLVSGLMLGLAVGVGGMGVAATGWIADATSLSVGLMTIPVAIALAVPLFLAVPYPWKVFSRSRSPTLG; encoded by the coding sequence GTGACCTCTGATACAAAGTCCGTATGGGGACTCTCTGCAGCCCACCTGGTGACCGACCTCTACTCGCCGGTCCTCCCTGCAATCCTGCCACTCCTCATTGCAGAGCAGGGCTACTCGTTCTTCCTCGCGGGGCTGATCGTCACGGTCTTCAACCTCACGTCGTCGATGATGCAGCCGCTCGTCGGCTGGCTCTACGATACCCGGGGGCTTGCCGTCCATATCAGCGTCACCGTCCTCATCAGCGCGACGTTCATATCGGTCATCGGCCTGCTCAACAACTATTACCTCGTTCTTGCTTCCGTTGCCATAGCGGCGCTGGGGCACGCTCTCTTCCACCCAAGCGCGCTCGGGACCGTCAGCCGCCTGACCCGGGATGCGAGCCGGGGCCGGATCACCTCCTACTTTGTCATCGGCGGCAACCTGGGCTACGCAATCGGCCCCATATGCGCCGGGGTAGCTGTCGGCCTCATGGGCCTTCCGGGGCTTGTCATCCTTGCGATCCCCGGCATCGTGATGGCGGCGGTGCTCCGCTACGTCCTGCCCGGCCCCGTGCGCCGCGAGGTCCCTGCACCGTCCTCCCGGAGCGAGCGGCCCGCACGCCGGGCGATCGCACTCCTGGTCGCGGCCTCAGGCCTCCGGGCGTGGGCGATATTCGGTTCGGTCGCGTTCCTCCCGACCATCCTCACCCTGCGGGGCATCGATCTCGTGACCGCGAACCTGCTGGTCTCAGGCATGCTCATCGCCGGGGTCGTGGGGCAGCTCGTCGGCGGGATACTCTCTGACCGCTACGGCCGCAAGGAGTACACGCTCATCGGGCTTGTCACCGCCATCCCGCCGTTCCTCGTCTTCCTCATGACCGACGGCATCGTCTCGCTGGTCGCGATGATCATCTTCGGGTTCATCCTCTGGTCGACCTTCGCCGTCACCGTCGCCATGGCTCACGAGATAGCACCCGGGAACGTCGGGCTCGTCTCCGGGCTGATGCTCGGGCTCGCGGTCGGCGTGGGCGGGATGGGGGTTGCGGCCACCGGGTGGATTGCTGATGCAACCTCACTCTCGGTTGGCCTCATGACGATCCCGGTTGCGATCGCCCTTGCCGTCCCGCTATTCCTTGCGGTCCCCTATCCCTGGAAGGTCTTCTCGCGGAGCCGGTCTCCCACCCTGGGATAA
- the purQ gene encoding phosphoribosylformylglycinamidine synthase I → MRFAVVQFGGSNCDQDTYHVLADVCGVDTDLVWYKEGLSRPYDAVVLPGGFSYGDYLRAGAIAARTAVMDDIVRHAKSGGLVLGICNGAQIASEAGLVPGTFTLNAYPKFISQHVYLRVENTTSPFTTLYREGEVIRVPIAHKEGRYVAPEDVVARLNRDGQVAFRFCDEHGNTTPESNPNGSAENITGVLSEAGNVLAMMPHPERASERVLGSEDGVKIFNSMIAHIEEHGRRRPTR, encoded by the coding sequence ATGAGATTCGCTGTGGTACAGTTCGGCGGCAGCAACTGCGACCAGGACACCTACCACGTCCTCGCGGACGTCTGCGGGGTCGATACCGACCTTGTCTGGTATAAGGAGGGGCTTTCCCGCCCTTACGACGCCGTGGTGCTCCCGGGTGGGTTCTCGTACGGGGACTACCTCCGCGCAGGGGCCATCGCCGCCCGGACTGCAGTCATGGATGACATCGTCAGGCACGCGAAGAGCGGGGGGCTGGTCCTTGGGATCTGCAACGGCGCGCAGATCGCTTCAGAGGCAGGACTGGTGCCGGGCACCTTCACGCTGAACGCCTACCCGAAGTTCATCTCACAGCATGTATACCTCCGCGTCGAGAACACCACGTCCCCGTTCACCACGCTCTACCGGGAGGGCGAGGTGATCAGGGTCCCGATCGCTCATAAGGAGGGGCGGTACGTTGCCCCTGAGGATGTGGTCGCGCGGCTGAACCGGGACGGGCAGGTCGCATTCCGGTTCTGTGATGAGCACGGCAACACAACACCGGAGAGCAACCCGAACGGGTCGGCAGAGAACATCACCGGCGTCCTCTCGGAAGCAGGAAACGTGCTCGCGATGATGCCGCATCCGGAGCGGGCAAGTGAGCGCGTACTCGGATCAGAGGACGGTGTCAAAATCTTTAACTCGATGATTGCCCATATCGAAGAGCACGGGCGCCGGAGACCCACACGATAG
- the cofG gene encoding 7,8-didemethyl-8-hydroxy-5-deazariboflavin synthase CofG, which produces MHRRVITYSRNAFLPLTTVCANRCGYCCFRTPVREGCIMPPGEVLRTMEVSAELGCTEALFTFGERPGAVPGFTAMLERIGYTDILDYVYDLSLAAIRLGLLPHTNAGILSYLELDRLRAVNASMGLMLETTAEVAAHRDSPGKKPGVRIEMIENAGKLSIPFTTGILVGIGETMEDREESFQVIRDLHRRFGHIQEVIVQNFRPKPGTPMEGTPTPETSELCATIALAREILPSDVAVQIPPNLADASHLIGCGVDDLGGVSPLTIDYVNPERPWPEIEELKRVAGDAELRERLCIYPQYIEKGWYSPLLEPLIRQLAERIRKAEPG; this is translated from the coding sequence ATGCACCGGCGCGTGATTACCTACTCAAGGAACGCATTCCTCCCCCTAACAACAGTCTGCGCAAACCGTTGCGGTTACTGCTGCTTCCGGACCCCGGTGCGGGAGGGGTGCATCATGCCCCCCGGCGAGGTGCTCCGCACCATGGAGGTGAGCGCGGAACTTGGCTGCACCGAGGCGCTCTTCACCTTCGGGGAGCGCCCTGGTGCGGTTCCCGGGTTTACCGCCATGCTCGAGCGGATAGGCTACACCGATATCCTCGACTACGTCTACGACCTCTCTCTTGCGGCCATACGGCTTGGGCTCCTGCCGCACACCAACGCCGGCATCCTCTCCTACCTGGAACTCGACCGGCTCCGAGCGGTGAACGCGAGCATGGGGCTGATGCTTGAGACGACCGCGGAGGTTGCCGCGCACCGGGATTCTCCAGGAAAAAAACCGGGCGTCAGGATCGAGATGATCGAGAACGCAGGTAAACTCTCGATACCGTTCACGACCGGCATCCTGGTCGGGATCGGTGAGACGATGGAGGACCGGGAGGAGTCTTTCCAGGTCATCCGGGACCTCCACCGACGATTTGGTCATATCCAGGAGGTCATCGTGCAAAACTTCCGCCCGAAGCCCGGGACCCCGATGGAAGGCACACCGACTCCCGAAACAAGCGAACTCTGTGCGACGATAGCCCTCGCCCGGGAGATCCTCCCTTCCGACGTGGCGGTGCAGATACCGCCGAACCTCGCTGATGCCTCTCACCTGATCGGGTGCGGCGTGGACGACCTCGGCGGGGTCTCCCCGCTCACCATCGACTACGTCAACCCTGAGCGCCCCTGGCCGGAGATCGAGGAACTAAAGAGAGTGGCCGGCGACGCCGAGCTCCGGGAGCGGCTCTGCATCTACCCGCAGTACATCGAGAAAGGCTGGTACTCTCCCCTCCTCGAACCCCTGATCAGACAGCTTGCGGAGAGGATTCGCAAGGCCGAACCGGGATGA
- a CDS encoding METTL5 family protein codes for MNLRQLEMRLERLQGFERPTARLEQYQTPAPVAARLLHHAAMQGAIEGRRVCDLGCGTGILACGAALLGASAVTGVDIDPAAIDVARQNAEMLGVTVDFIVADIRSPDVDWAALACDTVVMNPPFGAQKAHADRPFIDRALELGQMIYGIFNEGSSPFVAAYIEGRATIEEVILCAFPLRRTFAHHRKERVDITVEVIRLRRI; via the coding sequence ATGAACCTCCGGCAACTTGAGATGCGGCTCGAACGCCTGCAGGGTTTTGAGCGGCCGACAGCCCGCCTCGAGCAGTACCAGACCCCGGCGCCGGTGGCGGCCCGTCTCCTCCATCATGCTGCCATGCAGGGGGCGATCGAGGGGCGCCGGGTCTGCGACCTCGGGTGCGGGACCGGGATCCTCGCCTGCGGTGCAGCCCTCCTCGGCGCGTCTGCCGTGACCGGGGTGGATATCGACCCGGCCGCAATAGACGTCGCCCGGCAGAACGCGGAGATGCTCGGGGTCACGGTGGATTTCATCGTCGCCGACATCAGGAGCCCCGACGTCGACTGGGCGGCGCTTGCGTGCGACACCGTCGTGATGAACCCGCCGTTCGGGGCGCAGAAGGCGCACGCCGACCGGCCATTCATCGATCGGGCGCTCGAACTCGGGCAGATGATCTATGGCATCTTCAACGAAGGCTCAAGTCCGTTCGTGGCCGCCTACATCGAAGGCCGGGCGACGATTGAAGAGGTGATTTTGTGCGCGTTCCCGCTCCGGAGGACGTTTGCGCATCATCGCAAGGAGCGAGTGGATATTACGGTAGAGGTCATACGCTTAAGGCGGATCTGA